A window from Argopecten irradians isolate NY chromosome 3, Ai_NY, whole genome shotgun sequence encodes these proteins:
- the LOC138318952 gene encoding dynein regulatory complex protein 12-like, which translates to MPPKKKKGKGKGKKKKKDDASLELEDKYKKTMTEIEALKDHLAIRKEIARKSQAMGNMMKSRMADAQKDMEEQKADQKAINSEMALAYTSMQTTLQLKVHTLDMKLMQTEAKLKETEKKLRETEDEKERITREKDEEIEKLNLNIRVMRKEYIRILDESLNSLVSKIDDAKSNIKLGNQTIQAADTRNLSPFCDE; encoded by the coding sequence ATGCCTCCGAAAAAGAAAAAGGGGAAGGGGAAaggaaagaaaaagaagaaggaTGATGCTTCCTTAGAACTTGAGGACAAATACAAAAAGACCATGACAGAGATAGAGGCCTTGAAGGATCACCTTGCGATTCGAAAGGAGATTGCAAGGAAGTCACAAGCCATGGGGAATATGATGAAGTCCCGAATGGCTGACGCCCAGAAGGATATGGAGGAACAGAAAGCGGACCAGAAAGCTATCAATTCAGAAATGGCACTGGCTTACACAAGTATGCAGACGACACTACAGCTCAAAGTGCACACACTCGACATGAAGCTGATGCAGACGGAGGCCAAACTTAAAGAGACAGAGAAAAAGCTAAGAGAGACAGAGGATGAGAAGGAACGTATCACTAGGGAAAAGGACGAAGAAATAGAGAAACTGAATCTCAACATCAGAGTAATGAGGAAAGAGTATATCCGAATTCTCGATGAGTCGTTGAATTCCCTTGTGTCCAAAATTGATGATGCCAAGAGTAACATAAAGCTAGGAAACCAAACTATTCAAGCAGCAGATACAAGAAATCTGTCGCCATTTTGTGATGAGTAG
- the LOC138320078 gene encoding sodium- and chloride-dependent glycine transporter 1-like: MAFYSLGPGWGGVMMMGSHSKFHNNCLRDVFISIVGDASFALFSSFVLFAVIGVMAAEIGVPVEDVVNSGMSIGLVGYSRAFTYLPAPYVWAVLFFFSVTMVGLDAETVCTETVVSFLEGFGKRLGRHSHLLSVLLICLITFLLNLPFCTQAGPYMFQLVDWYLPTWSVVIIALLQVITMMWLYGGDRLDYGIRDMIGRKMPHVFRIAASFLSPMLLLLLLSISFVKYRPPKYGSYVYPEYTRVIGWILSCSVVLPIPLFMIWKFCYLQGTFKEKLNLLTRPTGDWGPSDSAYRLDYLKRVQTKRSLADQAYYNLTGRLRYSAKHHCETLPMS, translated from the exons ATGGCGTTCTACAGTCTTGGACCAGGATGGGGAGGAGTGATGATGATGGGGAGtcattcaaaatttcacaacAACTGTTTAAG GGATGTGTTTATTAGCATAGTTGGGGATGCATCGTTTGCCTTGTTTAGCAGTTTTGTGTTATTTGCTGTTATCGGTGTGATGGCTGCTGAGATTGGTGTACCAGTGGAAGATGTTGTTAATTCTG GTATGTCTATCGGCCTTGTGGGCTACAGTCGGGCATTTACCTACCTCCCCGCCCCTTATGTATGGGCAgtgttatttttctttagtgTAACCATGGTGGGATTGGATGCAGAG ACCGTGTGCACAGAGACAGTGGTGTCATTCCTGGAAGGATTCGGGAAAAGATTAGGCCGACACAGTCATCTGTTATCGGTTTTACTGATATGCCTAATCACATTCCTTCTGAACCTACCTTTTTGTACTCAG GCGGGGCCTTACATGTTCCAACTGGTAGATTGGTACCTGCCAACTTGGTCTGTGGTGATAATCGCTTTACTACAAGTTATTACCATGATGTGGCTGTACG GAGGTGATCGACTTGATTATGGCATAAGGGATATGATTGGACGAAAAATGCCGCACGTGTTCAGGATCGCAGCATCTTTTTTGTCGCCGATGTTGCTTCTG CTCCTTCTCTCCATAAGCTTTGTGAAATACCGACCACCCAAATATGGATCATACGTCTATCCGGAGTACACACGTGTCATTGGCTGGATACTGTCGTGTTCTGTTGTCCTCCCAATCCCTTTGTTTATGATATGGAAATTCTGCTATTTACAGGGAACATTCAAAGAG AAGCTGAATCTGCTGACCCGGCCCACCGGTGACTGGGGACCAAGTGACAGTGCATATCGTCTAGACTACCTTAAAAGGGTACAGACCAAGCGGTCCTTGGCAGACCAAGCATACTACAACCTGACTGGAAGGCTGCGGTACTCCGCCAAACACCACTGTGAAACTCTACCGATGTCCTAA